CATATGACACATCTATTGATCAAGTTAAAGAACTATTAACTGATATAGCTAAAAACCATGCTCTAATTCTTAAAGATAAAGATATCTTTGTAAGACTTAGTAAGCATAACTCAAGCTCTTTAGACTTCACAATGAGAGTTTGGACTAAAAAAGAGAACTACTGGGATGTTTTCTTTGATTTACAAGAACTTGTTAAAAAGAGATTCGATCAAGAAGGAATTGAGATTCCATACAACAAACTTGATGTTTATTGTAAAACAACTGGTGAATAATAATATTTTAATAAAAAAACACAGGATAAAACCTGTGTTTTTTTATATTAATAGCGATCTATATCTCTCTAAAGAGTTATATAAAGTTAGCCTTATATTTTCATACTTTACTCTTGATGTTGTCAAAACTTCTTGAGAAATAAGAAAATCCAAAATAGATATCATCCCTTTTTGAAATTTAATTTTATCTCTATTATAATTCTCCTCTGCTTCCTCTAAAGCTTTAAAATAAACTCGCTCTAATTTTGTTAGCTTTACCATATCTAAATATGCTGATCTCACATTTACTCTAATATCATTTTGGGCTAATCTCTCCTGAGATTTTGATTTTTCTACACCTATATGTGCAGCTTCATAATTATCATAATCCTTTCCAAACTGAAATATATTCCAATTTACAATTACTCCACCACCCCAAGAGTTCTCAGTTCTGTGGTCTTCAGTGACATACTCCTTTCCTACAAACCCCTTTACATGGGGTAACATCTCAGATCTTGCTAACATCTTCTCAATATCAGCTTCACTTACATTTAACTGAGCAAAATTTGCTGCTATCCCTGATGTTAAAGCTTGATTTAAATCACTGTCATAATCTATATTTTTTAATATATTTCCATCTATATAGAAGTTCTCCACATCTATACTCTCAGAGTTTGAAAGATTTAGCTTTTGTTTTAATGTTAAAAGTCCAATCTCTATCTGGTTATGAACCTCTAAAATAGATGCTTCCATATCTAAAAGTTGATATTCAGCCTTTAAAAGATCAGCCTTTGTTGTTTTTCCAACTTTCTCCTTCTCTTTCTCATATTTTAAAGCCTCATCTAACTGCTCTTTTGAGATATTATAAGCCTCTAAACTATTTTTAGCTGAAAGTATCCCTGTATATATAGATATCACTTCTAATCTTGTATCTCT
This Cetobacterium somerae ATCC BAA-474 DNA region includes the following protein-coding sequences:
- a CDS encoding TolC family protein produces the protein MKLKILMMFTMTISLFAKVITIDKAIDLAIKQGEEVSISAKSLNISQKELNSAFKTALPNLFYVGGYLKTDGAFLENTPIQTAKSGYVNFIGLSQPIFQGGAITAKIKKAKIEERRAALALLKNIRDTRLEVISIYTGILSAKNSLEAYNISKEQLDEALKYEKEKEKVGKTTKADLLKAEYQLLDMEASILEVHNQIEIGLLTLKQKLNLSNSESIDVENFYIDGNILKNIDYDSDLNQALTSGIAANFAQLNVSEADIEKMLARSEMLPHVKGFVGKEYVTEDHRTENSWGGGVIVNWNIFQFGKDYDNYEAAHIGVEKSKSQERLAQNDIRVNVRSAYLDMVKLTKLERVYFKALEEAEENYNRDKIKFQKGMISILDFLISQEVLTTSRVKYENIRLTLYNSLERYRSLLI